One Cololabis saira isolate AMF1-May2022 chromosome 18, fColSai1.1, whole genome shotgun sequence genomic region harbors:
- the LOC133418538 gene encoding uncharacterized protein LOC133418538 has translation MQDFPPMGARPGSPPGPVHPADRGSRQPRNRDLRAQPGSASPSRPGATAGRHHQPRVPSRQRRSSRRTAEQRTPPVLVPGTTEQRTPPVPVPGTAEQRTPAVLVVGTSMVRHVRVQGGRTFCHPGARVKDVESAALRLCDQHSSASTLVLEAGINDLRNRQSEVLKQEFRAMVDRLLDTGKRLVISGPLPPPRYGDVTTSRLRQLHRWLKGYCLDQGIPYVDNFMAFLNRPHLFKHDGLHPNQVGSRILSVNIDLTVQSCTTTS, from the coding sequence ATGCAGGATTTCCCGCCGATGGGAGCGCGCCCCGGCTCTCCGCCGGGACCGGTCCATCCAGCTGATCGTGGCTCTCGCCAGCCCAGGAACCGGGATCTGCGGGCCCAGCCTGGCTCGGCCTCTCCGTCTCGGCCAGGAGCAACTGCAGGCCGGCATCACCAACCCCGGGTCCCCTCCCGCCAGAGGCGCAGCTCCAGGCGGACTGCGGAGCAGCGCACCCCACCTGTGCTGGTCCCCGGGACCACGGAGCAGCGCACCCCACCCGTGCCGGTCCCCGGGACCGCGGAGCAACGCACCCCAGCTGTCCTGGTCGTCGGGACCTCGATGGTCCGCCATGTGAGGGTGCAGGGCGGCCGGACCTTCTGCCACCCCGGAGCCCGGGTGAAAGATGTGGAGTCCGCCGCCCTGCGCCTGTGTGATCAGCACAGCTCGGCCTCCACGCTGGTCCTGGAGGCCGGAATCAACGACCTGAGAAATCGGCAGTCGGAGGTCCTGAAGCAGGAATTCAGGGCCATGGTGGATCGCCTGCTGGACACGGGGAAGCGGCTGGTCATTTCCGGGCCGCTTCCCCCGCCGCGCtacggggacgtcaccaccagTCGCCTCCGCCAGCTGCACCGGTGGCTGAAGGGATACTGCCTGGACCAAGGTATCCCATATGTGGACAATTTTATGGCTTTTTTAAACAGACCCCACCTTTTTAAACATGACGGCCTCCACCCAAACCAGGTGGGGTCACGGATTTTATCAGTAAACATTGACCTGACAGTCCAGTCCTGCACCACCACCTCATGA